The Alosa sapidissima isolate fAloSap1 chromosome 6, fAloSap1.pri, whole genome shotgun sequence genome window below encodes:
- the gnpat2 gene encoding dihydroxyacetone phosphate acyltransferase isoform X2: METLCTEKTPEPGEFTDILEERRRNSDLSYALRTFSPQPYKGHPPTSASALHQAVLDSHYLRYVTQEVATESGEPVDVIREEAAGILEEMSHNLQLSFIRLLGYTLSKVFKRVFRRILVNEEGLNKLQQAIQEYPVILMPNHRSYVDFLVLSYVLFTYDLSIPVIAAGIPLMGMKLIGEILRRSGAFFIRRAIGSDKLYWAVLSEYVKTIVRTGSAPLEFYVEGLRSRTLKSLNPKLGMMHMVLEPFFKGEVYDICLVPISISYDRVLEESLLAHELLGVPKPKESTTGLLKARKVLEDDYGSMHLCFGQPLSVRELSKGRISRSQYNLVPRDLPQKPSEETQAFVSMVAHGVVRLQERGVVLSPWSLMALVLLQNYGGLALDSLAQRTAWLRGLALKFGALLDWPAQVPDEEVMLSSVSLHGSLVRCEEGRVFLLDEQGSSAAVSSVSPEEAVLKRAAVVLMCASYRNQALHVFVRPALVAVAMPTAPSSRKEDVFTQFKFLQELFSNEFVFVPGMAIQDFEEGCSLLLRCGALQISGQELTVTEDEQEIASFLRAILQPFIQTYQ, translated from the exons ATGGAGACTCTG TGTACAGAAAAAACACCTGAGCCAGGTGAGTTTACGGACATTCTGGAGGAGCGGAGAAGGAACAGTGACCTGAGCTATGCCCTAAGGACATTTTCCCCCCAGCCCTACAAAGGACATCCACCTACCTCAGCTAGCGCTCTACACCAAGCAGTGCTGGACTCACACTACCTACGCTATGTCACACAGGAG GTCGCCACAGAGAGTGGGGAACCCGTGGATGTCATCAGAGAAGAGGCTGCTGGGATACTAGAGGAGATGTCGCACAACTTGCAGCTCAGCTTCATCCGGCTGCTGGGCTACACCCTCAGCAAGGTGTTCAAGAGAGTCTTCCGCAGGATCCTGGTGAACGAGGAGGGTCTGAACAAG CTTCAGCAGGCCATTCAGGAGTACCCAGTTATCCTGATGCCCAATCACAGGAGCTACGTGGACTTCCTGGTTCTCTCCTATGTCCTGTTCACCTATGACCTCTCCATCCCTGTCATTGCTGCAGGAATTC CTCTCATGGGGATGAAGCTGATTGGGGAGATCCTACGGCGTTCCGGAGCCTTCTTTATCCGCCGGGCGATCGGGTCAGATAAGCTCTACTGGGCCGTGCTGTCCGAGTACGTCAAGACCATTGTGAGG ACCGGCTCTGCCCCTCTGGAGTTCTACGTGGAAGGACTGCGCAGCCGGACACTGAAGTCTCTGAATCCCAAGCTAG GCATGATGCACATGGTCCTGGAGCCCTTCTTTAAGGGCGAGGTGTACGACATCTGCCTGGTCCCCATCAGCATCAGTTATGATCGGGTCCTTGAGGAGTCTCTTCTGGCCCATGAGCTGCTGGGAGTCCCCAAACCAAAAGAGTCCACTACG GGTCTCCTAAAAGCTCGCAAAGTTCTGGAGGATGATTACGGCTCCATGCACCTGTGTTTTGGCCAGCCCCTCTCTGTGAGAGAGCTTTCCAAGGGGAGGATCAGCCGATCACAGTATAACTTAGTGCCCAG AGACTTGCCCCAGAAGCCCAGCGAGGAGACCCAAGCGTTTGTGAGCATGGTGGCCCATGGAGTGGTGCGTCTGCAGGAGAGAGGCGTAGTCCTCAGCCCCTGGAGCCTCATGGCCCTGGTCCTGCTCCAGAACTACGGGGGACTGGCCTTGGACAGCCTCGCCCAGCGCACCGCTTGGCTACGGGGCCTCGCGCTGAAGTTTGGGGCCCTTCTGGACTGGCCTG cGCAGGTCCCTGATGAGGAAGTGATGTTGTCCAGCGTGTCCCTCCATGGGTCGCTGGTGCGCTGTGAGGAGGGGCGAGTGTTCCTGCTGGACGAGCAGGGGTCCAGCGCGGCGGTGTCGTCCGTCTCTCCGGAGGAGGCCGTGCTCAAGCGTGCCGCCGTTGTGCTCATGTGCGCCTCCTACAGGAACCAGGcgctgcatgtgtttgtgcggcCTGCGCTGGTCGCCGTTGCTATGCCAACCGCTCCCAGCAGCAGAAAGG AGGATGTCTTCACACAGTTCAAATTTCTGCAGGAGCTTTTTTCCAATGAGTTTGTTTTCGTCCCTGGAATGGCTATACAG GACTTTGAGGAGGGATGTTCGCTATTGTTGAGGTGTGGGGCATTACAGATATCTGGTCAAGAACTAACTGTGACAGAAGATGAGCAAGAAATAGCATCTTTCCTCAGAGCCATCCTCCAACCCTTCATACAAACCTATCAG TGA
- the gnpat2 gene encoding dihydroxyacetone phosphate acyltransferase isoform X1: protein METLCTEKTPEPGEFTDILEERRRNSDLSYALRTFSPQPYKGHPPTSASALHQAVLDSHYLRYVTQEVATESGEPVDVIREEAAGILEEMSHNLQLSFIRLLGYTLSKVFKRVFRRILVNEEGLNKLQQAIQEYPVILMPNHRSYVDFLVLSYVLFTYDLSIPVIAAGIPLMGMKLIGEILRRSGAFFIRRAIGSDKLYWAVLSEYVKTIVRTGSAPLEFYVEGLRSRTLKSLNPKLGMMHMVLEPFFKGEVYDICLVPISISYDRVLEESLLAHELLGVPKPKESTTGLLKARKVLEDDYGSMHLCFGQPLSVRELSKGRISRSQYNLVPRDLPQKPSEETQAFVSMVAHGVVRLQERGVVLSPWSLMALVLLQNYGGLALDSLAQRTAWLRGLALKFGALLDWPAQVPDEEVMLSSVSLHGSLVRCEEGRVFLLDEQGSSAAVSSVSPEEAVLKRAAVVLMCASYRNQALHVFVRPALVAVAMPTAPSSRKEDVFTQFKFLQELFSNEFVFVPGMAIQDFEEGCSLLLRCGALQISGQELTVTEDEQEIASFLRAILQPFIQTYQVVFQHLTVDGSQVFTERQYIPVLRSYLLKLILAGELHTYEALSSDTQKNVLHTLLRMEAVTKMKTGDQSKFIVNKADIQRIGDILAGRRPAQSAAFSRL, encoded by the exons ATGGAGACTCTG TGTACAGAAAAAACACCTGAGCCAGGTGAGTTTACGGACATTCTGGAGGAGCGGAGAAGGAACAGTGACCTGAGCTATGCCCTAAGGACATTTTCCCCCCAGCCCTACAAAGGACATCCACCTACCTCAGCTAGCGCTCTACACCAAGCAGTGCTGGACTCACACTACCTACGCTATGTCACACAGGAG GTCGCCACAGAGAGTGGGGAACCCGTGGATGTCATCAGAGAAGAGGCTGCTGGGATACTAGAGGAGATGTCGCACAACTTGCAGCTCAGCTTCATCCGGCTGCTGGGCTACACCCTCAGCAAGGTGTTCAAGAGAGTCTTCCGCAGGATCCTGGTGAACGAGGAGGGTCTGAACAAG CTTCAGCAGGCCATTCAGGAGTACCCAGTTATCCTGATGCCCAATCACAGGAGCTACGTGGACTTCCTGGTTCTCTCCTATGTCCTGTTCACCTATGACCTCTCCATCCCTGTCATTGCTGCAGGAATTC CTCTCATGGGGATGAAGCTGATTGGGGAGATCCTACGGCGTTCCGGAGCCTTCTTTATCCGCCGGGCGATCGGGTCAGATAAGCTCTACTGGGCCGTGCTGTCCGAGTACGTCAAGACCATTGTGAGG ACCGGCTCTGCCCCTCTGGAGTTCTACGTGGAAGGACTGCGCAGCCGGACACTGAAGTCTCTGAATCCCAAGCTAG GCATGATGCACATGGTCCTGGAGCCCTTCTTTAAGGGCGAGGTGTACGACATCTGCCTGGTCCCCATCAGCATCAGTTATGATCGGGTCCTTGAGGAGTCTCTTCTGGCCCATGAGCTGCTGGGAGTCCCCAAACCAAAAGAGTCCACTACG GGTCTCCTAAAAGCTCGCAAAGTTCTGGAGGATGATTACGGCTCCATGCACCTGTGTTTTGGCCAGCCCCTCTCTGTGAGAGAGCTTTCCAAGGGGAGGATCAGCCGATCACAGTATAACTTAGTGCCCAG AGACTTGCCCCAGAAGCCCAGCGAGGAGACCCAAGCGTTTGTGAGCATGGTGGCCCATGGAGTGGTGCGTCTGCAGGAGAGAGGCGTAGTCCTCAGCCCCTGGAGCCTCATGGCCCTGGTCCTGCTCCAGAACTACGGGGGACTGGCCTTGGACAGCCTCGCCCAGCGCACCGCTTGGCTACGGGGCCTCGCGCTGAAGTTTGGGGCCCTTCTGGACTGGCCTG cGCAGGTCCCTGATGAGGAAGTGATGTTGTCCAGCGTGTCCCTCCATGGGTCGCTGGTGCGCTGTGAGGAGGGGCGAGTGTTCCTGCTGGACGAGCAGGGGTCCAGCGCGGCGGTGTCGTCCGTCTCTCCGGAGGAGGCCGTGCTCAAGCGTGCCGCCGTTGTGCTCATGTGCGCCTCCTACAGGAACCAGGcgctgcatgtgtttgtgcggcCTGCGCTGGTCGCCGTTGCTATGCCAACCGCTCCCAGCAGCAGAAAGG AGGATGTCTTCACACAGTTCAAATTTCTGCAGGAGCTTTTTTCCAATGAGTTTGTTTTCGTCCCTGGAATGGCTATACAG GACTTTGAGGAGGGATGTTCGCTATTGTTGAGGTGTGGGGCATTACAGATATCTGGTCAAGAACTAACTGTGACAGAAGATGAGCAAGAAATAGCATCTTTCCTCAGAGCCATCCTCCAACCCTTCATACAAACCTATCAG GTGGTGTTCCAGCATCTGACTGTGGACGGCAGTCAGGTGTTCACCGAGAGGCAGTACATACCGGTGCTCCGCTCCTACCTTCTGAAACTCATCCTAGCAG GTGAACTCCACACCTATGAGGCTCTGTCATCTGACACACAGAAGAACGTTCTCCACACACTGTTGAGGATGGAAGCTGTAACGAAAATGAAAAC AGGTGACCAGAGTAAGTTTATAGTGAACAAAGCTGACATCCAGAGAATTGGAGACATTTTGG CGGGGAGGAGACCTGCCCAGTCAGCAGCCTTCTCCAGACTGTGA